A segment of the Methanosarcinales archaeon genome:
ATTGTCACCAATATCCAGTCCACGTATTAAGCCCGAAGGGCTTCATACGTGTGCGGCCTGCTACTGGCCTGAGTAGCTGTGCCAGAGTTAGTGGGCCCGCGGAGATTCGAACTCCGGACCTCCGCCATGTCAAGGCGACGTCATAACCTGCTAGACCACGAGCCCTTGTTGGTTAACTACCCGGCACTCCACCTAGGTAATTATTTTAAATAAACCTTTGGGTTTAGTTAGCGTTTTTTACATATATCCCTGTATCTGGGTGGAATCTGGCTGTTCCTTTTGTGTAGCCTTTATTGCTGAGTCTGTTGTGGCAATGGTCCCGAACATCTTCTCATATTCAATAAGATGTTGATTGAGCCAATTTGATAATTCCTTTGCTGCTGATGGGGAAAGTATAACTTCTGTTTCGATCTTTCGATCTATGATCTGGGTTCCTTCGACGACATTACCAAATGAACGTGGAGTATCGTTATAGAGGGCAATTCTGAAATCATACGGACTGTGACCGCCCATGGCTCCTATGGCATATACTTGTTTGAAATCCTCTGATCGACTAATCTCCATCTTGATATTATGATTCATAATCTTCATCTCTCCTGGTTGTCTCATTCGACTCGCACAATATATCTTTTATTACCTCAAATGTTAGATCGTGAGCTGTCTGTCCATTCAGTTCTTTTTTTGCGTATTCGATTCAATAAGGCCACTTTTCCACATAGTGTAATAAACCAGACATGAAATAGCAGGCCAAGTGTCTTACTTATTATCCGGGTCTGGCCTTTGGATTTGAGTCTTAATCCATAAGCCGGGATAAATGGAGTAAACAAAATAGCAGCAAATGGAAGTACCAGTGAAGTAAACCAGGCCAGTTTCAGGTTTATGGATATATTTGCATGGGGAAAATAAGACATGTTTTCAATAAGCCCGTCCAATGCCCCCGAGAGCCATCTGACTCTCTGGTTGTACAGTTCTTTTAATGTTGTAGGGGCTTGCTCTCCAACCCTGGTATCTACAAAGACCGGTTTCTTGCCTTCAAGATAGACTCTCTGGGTAAATTCCAAATCCTCGCAATACACATGCTCATTAAGCAATTTCCCGTCAAATGATCTGGCATCAATAACACCGATCAATCCATTAAACTGTTTGAATCCGTCAAATTTCTCAAATAATTTATATATATCTTCGAAAAAAGAATATTCAGCAGCAATAATCTTTGCCGCCCAGCCTGAATCCTGGTTTGTGATGTACCGCGGTCCACTGGCAATAACAGCATCAGGGTCATTTTCAAGTCCATTGATGCATTTCAATAAAAAATCTGCGTCTGGTCGGCTGTCCACATCAAAAAGTGTAATAAAATCTATCTCTAAAGTCCCATCCGGCCTTCTCATTGTTGCTAATCCATCATTAATAGCCCCGGCCCTACGGCCCCTTGTATCCTGGCGGATAATATGATTAATACCTTCATTCTCAAGATATCTTGTCCTCTCATCAGGCCCTTTAGGGCTGTCTACAAGATATAATAAATTCAAATCCAGGTTGGGATTTTCTAATTTTCTTAATGAGTCAATTGAATTCTTAATTACTGATAACGGCTCAAAAGGTGCGACCGGGATGAGTATAATCACTTTTTTCATGCGAGTGACAATAAAAGTATTAATTATTTAAACACTTATCTAAATAAATAAAATTTGAACAGAAGCTTATGGTGATTATGATCCCCCACTCCAACCTTATTACACTCCCACGTGTAAGCTTAAATTTCCAATCTGAAAGGGGAGTGTTTATTTAATATCTTTAAAAAGACTTGAATTCTTAAGAATTTTTATACTGGTCAGCCCCCCAATTATTAAATTAAGATAATATGTAATCATTCGCCATGCTACTACCACGATCCCGAGTATGGAAGCTGGTACTATTACCCCGAAAAGCGCGGCCCCGCCCAATTCTGCAATCCCGCTGGCACCTGGAGTAATAGGGAGCACCATCAGGAAAGTAAGAAACAACTGGAGAGCGAATGCAACCAGGATAGATGGCGGTTGGTTGAGTCCTAATAGAATTAATGGTAAGATCATGAATTCCATTAGCCAGTAAACCAGTGTACAAAAACTGCCATAAAATAATCCTTTTTTTCCGGATTTCAAAAAGGTCCACAGGCTATTATGAAAATTCCACAGTTCCAGGTTTATAAATTCAATGATATGTTCTGTTTTGTCAAAATGTCCGATCTTGTGAAGACCCCGG
Coding sequences within it:
- a CDS encoding DUF3467 domain-containing protein gives rise to the protein MNHNIKMEISRSEDFKQVYAIGAMGGHSPYDFRIALYNDTPRSFGNVVEGTQIIDRKIETEVILSPSAAKELSNWLNQHLIEYEKMFGTIATTDSAIKATQKEQPDSTQIQGYM
- a CDS encoding glycosyltransferase family 2 protein; the protein is MKKVIILIPVAPFEPLSVIKNSIDSLRKLENPNLDLNLLYLVDSPKGPDERTRYLENEGINHIIRQDTRGRRAGAINDGLATMRRPDGTLEIDFITLFDVDSRPDADFLLKCINGLENDPDAVIASGPRYITNQDSGWAAKIIAAEYSFFEDIYKLFEKFDGFKQFNGLIGVIDARSFDGKLLNEHVYCEDLEFTQRVYLEGKKPVFVDTRVGEQAPTTLKELYNQRVRWLSGALDGLIENMSYFPHANISINLKLAWFTSLVLPFAAILFTPFIPAYGLRLKSKGQTRIISKTLGLLFHVWFITLCGKVALLNRIRKKRTEWTDSSRSNI